The following proteins come from a genomic window of Eleginops maclovinus isolate JMC-PN-2008 ecotype Puerto Natales chromosome 8, JC_Emac_rtc_rv5, whole genome shotgun sequence:
- the rabepk gene encoding rab9 effector protein with kelch motifs: MEFLPVLDPLDKPKEGIWYSLIPRGSAPGVSVGHTCTFVPSADGGKGRILIVGGANPNGSFSYSNIINLDNHEWDIPEWKGLESRYEHCSFVPESCPQSLWVFGGAQQSGNRNCIQSIQLADSESRWKNVLVNGKPPAPRTYHTNSACLGDRLYVCSGGEAEAAPVSDPSLHVFDAESTTWSQPETQGKNLPARHGHIVVAVGLKIYIHGGMAGDKFHNDMYSLDTRCMKWEKVATKGDIPPGVAAHSAAVLGKNIYIFGGMTEDGASNSMYRFNAEKCRWVLMKFKGDLPPNRLDHSMCVLPWKVCGEGNGDGEQASSPAASEIINLAFVFGGMDTQGVIHNDCVVTVVT; encoded by the exons ATGGAGTTTCTACCAGTACTAGATCCTCTGGATAAACCAAAAGAAGGAATTTG GTATTCTTTGATACCCAGGGGCAGTGCTCCAGGTGTTAGTGTGGGTCACACATGCACGTTTGTCCCATCTGCAgatggaggaaaaggaagaatcTTAATTGTTGGGGGAGCCAACCCCAACGGAAGTTTCTCATATTCCAATATCATAAATCTAG ATAATCATGAATGGGACATCCCAGAGTGGAAGGGTTTGGAGTCACGGTATGAACACTGCAGCTTTGTGCCAGAGAGCTGCCCTCAGAGCCTGTGGGTGTTTGGAGGGGCACAGCAGAGCGGCAATCGCAATTGTATCCAGAGTATACAGCTAGCAG ACAGTGAGTCTCGCTGGAAGAATGTGCTGGTGAATGGCAAACCCCCTGCTCCAAGGACGTACCACACTAACTCAGCCTGCCTAGGGGACAGACTATATGTCTGTTCTGGCGGCGAAGCAGAAGCTGCACCTGTCTCAGACCCCAGTCTCCATGTCTTTGATGCAG AGTCTACCACCTGGTCTCAACCAGAAACACAAGGCAAAAACCTGCCGGCCAGACATGGACACATTGTTGTAGCAGTTGGATTAAAGATTTACATTCATGGTGGCATGGCTGGAGACAAATTTCACAACGACATGTACTCTCTTGACACAA GGTGCATGAAGTGGGAGAAAGTGGCAACCAAAGGAGACATCCCACCAGGAGTAGCAGCCCACTCAGCTGCGGTTCTGGGAAAGAACATctacatttttggggggatgaCTGAAGATGGCGCCAGCAACTCCATGTACAGATTCAACGCtg AAAAATGTAGATGGGTCCTCATGAAGTTTAAAGGGGATTTGCCACCCAACCGCCTGGACCACTCCATGTGTGTATTGCCGTGGAAGGTGTGTGGTGAGGGGAACGGAGATGGGGAGCAGGCCAGCAGCCCCGCAGCCTCAGAGATAATAAACCTGGCCTTTGTATTTGGAGGAATGGACACCCAGGGTGTCATTCATAATGACTGTGTTGTGACTGTAGTTACATGA